The Treponema sp. OMZ 790 genome includes the window GAATCAAAAAGATCTTTCATAGATTTTTCATCGATCATATTTTCAAAGCAAAAGAGAGTTTTTAAATTCTCATTTGAAGTCAAAATAATTTTCTCTATTTTGTTCCGGTAGCAATAAACATCTTCAATTTCTTTTAAAGGAGAAATATCCAATTCTTTTAGAAGATTTGAATCGCAGTGAAGCTTTTGAAGCTTAGTGTTAACGTTTATAAAAAGTTTATCCAGCTCATTTTTACCGCAATCTAAACTTTTAAGTTCTTTATTTTGAAAAAGAATCAAGTCTGTAAGTTTGTTGGCTCTGCAATTAAGATGAGTCAATTTTTTATTTTTCGTCAAATCCAAAGTCTTCAAATCGGAATTTTCGCAATAAAGCTCTTTAAGCTCAACATTCTTTTTAACATCAAAATACTTTAAGCGTGTAGAACTTATATCCAAATATTCAAGATGAGGAAAGGCGGAAAAATCAACTTTGTTGATTTTTGCCGAAGCCAAATTAAGCTTTTTTAGGCCTTTTAAAGACGACAAATCAACATTATCCAGTTCTTTATTGCTCTCAAGGCTCAAATTTTCAAGAGAGGGGCAATTTAAGAACTCTATATTTTTAATACCCGAAAAAGATATATCCAAAAGCTTCAAGTCTGCGGCTTTTACTATTTTAATATTTTTTAAAATCTCTGCGTCATGGATTTTAAGTTCTTTTATCCTGCCTGTGAGAGCCAAAACAGGCTTGGCTACGAAAATTTCTGTAACTGAACCGTCGATAGGAATTTCTGAAGGAACCGCACCTTCAATTTTAATACTTTCATCGGCCCGTAAGCTCAAACCTATCTTTTTGTTTACGGATTCAAATTCAAAAAGAATTGAAGCCTCTTTTAATGCTTTTTGATATAATTCTTCAGCTTTATCTTGAGCATCACTTTCGGCCTTATTTTCAAGGATTTGTCCAGCCTTAGAATCGGTCTTGGTTTTTACTTCTTGAGTTTCGGAATTCTCTTCCTGCCCCTTATTCTCGGGACAAGAAAATACCAAAATACCAAAAACAATCAAAAATGTAAATTTACAAAAGTTCTTCATCATAAGCCGGACCCTTTATTAAGTTTACTTCATTACGTAGGTTTTAATTGGCGGAAAGCCGTTAAACTCTACTGAAGCATAGCTGGATGTATAAGCTCCTGTTGTAAGGAAATATACTCTGTCTCCGGGTTTTAAGTTTATCGGCAGACTGTATTTATAATCTTCATACATAATATCCATACTGTCGCATGTAGGACCGGCCAAAACGACCTCTCCCCATTTTTTCGATGAATCATCCTTATCGGTAACAATCGGGTATTTTAAGGATTCGTTCAACGTTTCGATAAGTCCGTTAAAGAGACCTGTATCAAGATATACCCATCTGAAAAGGGCTGTATTATTCTTGCGCGAAATCATAACGACCTCGGTTACCAAGATACCGCTGTCGCCTACAAGAGAGCGGCCGGGTTCCAAAATAATTCGGGGGCGTTCATCGCCGAAGTCATCATCCAAATACCTATTGATTTCGGAAGCATACTCGCTTAAATCGTTTGCAGGTGTAACATAAGAAGCAGGGAAACCGCCGCCCATATTTACCATTTCAAGCTTGATATCTTCTTCTTCTTCCAAAGAACCCATAAGGTACTTTGTTTTTGCAATGGCATCGTTCCACTGACCGATATCCCTCTGCTGACTTCCTACATGGAAAGAAATACCGTAAGGAATAAGGCCTGAATCTCTGGCTTGAATACAAAGATCGTAGGCCATATCGGGATGGCAGCCGAATTTTCTTGACAGCGGCCAGTCGGCACTGGTGGTGTTTTCAACGAGAATTCTCACATAAACTCTTGAACCGGGAGCAAACTGAGCTATATTTTTAAGATCGTCCTTACTATCGGTGGCAAACATTCTGACACCCTTTTCATAAAAATAAGCAATATCTTTTGCTTTTTTTATTGTGTTTCCATAGCTTATCCTTTCAGGGCTTACGCCTAATTTTAAAACCTTGTCAAGCTCATAACGTGAAGCTATGTCAAAACATGAGCCCATCTCATTCAGCATCGTAATAATCTCTTCATGCGGGTTTGCCTTAATCGCATAAAAAATATCCGCATATGGGAAATTTTCTCTTAACTTTTGATAATTTTTTTTGATTGTTTTTAGGTTGATAACAACACAGGGCGTTTCCAGATTTTCTGAAAAACTCATAAAGTGTTTCCACTCAGAATCGCTAATGTAGTCTTTTCTATCCATTAGGCCGACCTCCCAAAATATAGTAATAATAAATTACCTTATAAAGCTATTTTCCATTACTGTCAATAGTATTAAGGCGTAAAACAAGTATTTTTTTTAATATTTTCAATATAAAAACAAAAAAAACTTAATATTTTTCTATATGTATGTATTGAATATATTTCGATTTTATGGTAGTATCAGCCTTAGAACATATATTATCCTTATGTATTCGGAGTCGTTCAAACGGCTCCTTTTTTGTATGCAGAAGGTAGAGGGGGTTGAAGTGGAATTCATACAAAAAAAAGATATTCCGTACTTTGCCGAATGCGAACCTCTTGTCGAAGGACTGGGCTTTAAACTTGTAGATCTTAATGTCCTTCACAAAAAAGATGTATGGCAGGTAAAGGCGGTTATAAAATCCGAAAATGGTGTAGGTATAAAGGACTGCACCTCGGTACACAGAAGTCTTCAGCCGCGCCTTGAAGCCTTACTGGAATCACAGGATGTTACCATGGAAGTAAGCTCTCCCGGAATAAACCGCCTTATAAAGCGTACGGTTGAGTTTTATGCCTTCGTCGGTGAACAAGCCGAAATTTGGGACAATAGTATTACTGATTGGCGGCACGGAATTATAAAAGAAGTAAATTCTGAAGGTCTTATTTTAAATTCTGATAATCAAGACATCAAAATTCCGTATCAGGATATAAAAAAAGCCAGATGTAATCTTTAAAAGAATAAATATAGCTTTGTTAAGGAGATTTAATGAAATGTCTGAAGGAATAATCGAAGCAATTCGGGAATTTGCACAAGAAAAAGGGATTGATGACGATTTTGTTTTGCACATTGTGGAACAGGCCCTGAAAGCATCCTATAAAAAACAATTCGGAACGGATGCTAATGCCGAGTTCAACGAAGAGACAGGTAAAATATACTCAAAAAAAATAATAACGGAACAAGCAAAAAATCCGGTTTTCGATATTGCTTTGGAAGAAGCAAAAAAACTTGCTCCTGCTTGTGAGATAGGCGATGAACTTTTAGTTGAAGTCGATCCTAAAACTTTAGGTATCAACTCGGTCAGAGTCGGAATGCAAAGAGCCATACAGTGCATAAGAGAAATGCAAAAAGACTCTCTTTATGCCGAATACAGCACAAAGGTAGGCGAAATCATCATCGGTTACTATCACAGAGAGCGTAACGGAAACATCTATGTAGACTTGGGAAAGGTCGAAGGCCTTTTACCTAAAAAATACCAATCGCCGCGCGATCACTTCGGCCGAAATGCTGCAGCAGGAGAAGAATCCCGCATAAAGGCACTCGTCAGAGAGGTAAAAAAACACCGCCAATCCAACGTAGTGCAGCTCATCCTTTCAAGAACCGATACCGAATTTGTAAAACAGATTTTGGAATTGGAAGTTCCCGAAATCGAAAGCGGAATCGTAAAAATTCACAATATTGTACGTGAACCCGGTTACAGAACAAAGATATCGGTTTCAACAGACAGAGATGACATAGATCCCGTAGGAGCATGTGTCGGAGCAAAGGGAGCCAGAATCCAAGCCGTTATTGCAGAACTGGATGATGAAAAGATAGATATTCTACCCTACTCCGAAGATCCTAAAGCCTACATAAAAAGCGCTCTTTCACCGGCCGAAGTCATGGATGTTATGATTTTGGATGCGGAAAAAAGACTTGCCCTTGCCATAGTATCCGATTCGCAATTATCATTGGCAATCGGAAAACAAGGTTTAAATGTCCGTTTGGCAAACCGTCTTGTAGACTGGAACATTGACGTAAAAACCGAAGAGCAGTTTAAACAGATGGATATTTACACGGATGCCAGAAAGGCTGTCGAAAACTTATTTACGGATGAAGCAAATGAAGAAGAGGAAGAATATGAGGAAATTTCAAATGTTTCCGAACTTCCGGGCATTACCGAAGATATTCTGACTGTATTGTACAACAACAAAATAGAAGACATCCAAGACTTAATCAACATGGAAGATGACGAAATAAGAGCCTTGGAAGGTCTGACCCAAGAGATGGCTGATACTCTTCTTGACATTATAGCTAATGCCGTTGAAGTTGTAGAAGACGATGAAGATGAAAACAATGAAGAAAGCGAACCTGTTTCGGATGATGAGGGCGAAGCTGAAGAATTTGAATGCCCCGAATGCGGTCATAAAATCACAATCGACATGACAAAATGCCCTAATTGCGGAGTAGATCTTGCTTTTGAATACGAGGACGAAGAGTAGGAGTAATATGGATATAGAAAACACAAATAAACCTGATGTAATTCTCAACAAAAAAAGCGGCAAACCGGCCGATTCCAAAAAGAAATTTGTTGTAAAGGTTTCAAAAAACTCAACCGGCAAAGCCAAAAAAACGGAATCTCCTTCCGAAGAATCGTCCGGCGCCGGAAAAGTATCCGGAAAGCAGGTTATTTCGGTTAAAAAGGTTTCGCCTCAAAGTATAAAACCTTCAGATTCCCTTCAAAAAGAAAAAAAGACTGATGAAAAAATTGAAGAAACCAAGAAGCCGGTTTACCGTTCGGAAGACAAAAAAGGCATAACGCCTGCGGCTCAGAGCGAAAAACGAATATCCGACTCTGCAAAAAAAGACGAAAAGCAGCCTGAAAGAAAAAAGCCGGCATCATCTTCCATAGAATCGATAGATTTTACAAGTAAGCGGCCCAATGTAAAAGCCGGAAACCTTGCCGATTCGGGACGAAGAAATAACCGAGGTCAGGGAAACCGCCAGCAAAGATCTGGAGGTCAAGGCCAGAGCGGGCAAGGCAGACGCCGTGAAAGCAATTTTTCGGGAGCCCAAGCCCGTGCCTACTCGGACGGAAAAAAGCAGGGCTTTAGAACAGGTCAGGGCGGACAGCAGGGCAGACCGGGTGACAGATCTCAAAACAGGCCCGGCTTCGGCGGCCCAAGACCCGGAGGAGCTCCGGCCCCGATACCTGTCGAAAAAAACAAGGCTCAAACAAATAAAAAAGCCCACAAGGCCAAAAAAGAAATATATAACAAGAAAAACAAGGAAGACGAATTTTTTGAAGAGCGCCTCTTAAATCAAAAGAAAAAGCAAAAAGAAAAAATTCATAATATTCCCAAGCAGATAGAGATAATGGAATCGATTTCCGTTTCCGAATTGGCCAAAAAGATGAACCTAAAGGCTTCCGAGCTTATCGGGAAACTAATGGGCATGGGAATGATGGTTACCATGAATCAGTCCATCGATGCCGATACTGCCACTATTCTTGCATCGGAATATGAATGCGACGTAAAGATTGTAAGCCTTTATGATGAGACGGTTATCGAAAGGAAGGAAGACGATTTATCGGATCTTAACCCGAGGCCGCCCGTTGTAACCATAATGGGACACGTTGACCACGGTAAGACAAAAACCCTTGACGCAATCCGAAGCTCCAATGTTATAGCAGGAGAGTTCGGAGGCATTACCCAACACATAGGTGCTTATACGGTAAACACCCACGGCGGAAAAATTACCTTCCTCGATACTCCCGGCCACGAAGCCTTCACCATGATGCGCGCACGAGGAGCCGAAATTACCGATATAGTTGTTTTGGTTGTCGCTGCCGATGACGGCGTTATGCCCCAAACAATCGAAGCTATCAACCACGCACGCGATGCAAAGGTTCCCATAATAGTTGCAGTAAATAAAGTCGATAAGCCCGAGGCAAATATAGACAAGGTAAAGACCCGACTTTCCGAATTGGGTCTCATGCCCGAAGAATGGGGCGGAGATACCATGTTTGTCGAAATCTCGGCTCTAAAAAAATTGGGATTGGACAACCTTTTGGATGCGATTCTCCTTCAGGCTGAGGTGCTTGAGCTTAAGGCCAACTATACATGCAATGCGGAAGGAAAGGTTATAGAATCCCGCATCGACCACGGAAGAGGCGTTGTCGCGACAATCATCGTTCAGCGCGGAACCTTAAGGACGGGAGACCCTTACGTTGCAGGTATTTATTCGGGCCGTGTAAGAGCCATCTTCAATGACAGGGGAGAAAAAATCGACGAAGCGACCCCCAGTATGCCTGTTGAAATTCTCGGTCTTGAAGGTATGCCCAATGCAGGAGATCCATTCCAAGTTACCGATTCGGAACGCATTGCCCGCCAGATTTCGGATAAGAGACAGGAGCTCAAACGCTTTGAAGATTCAAGAAACGTTAAGAAGGTTACCCTCGATAACCTCTATGAAACCATCCATGACGGTGAAATACTGGAACTCAAGGTCATCATAAAGGGAGATGTTCAAGGTTCCGTAGAAGCCTTAAAGCAATCCTTGGAAAAACTTTCTACACCCGAAATAAGACTCAACGTAATACACGCTTCTGCAGGTGCAATCAACGACTCCGATGTTATGCTTGCCGCCGCAGACTCGAACGCTCTTATCATAGGCTTTAATGTACGTCCCACTCCTCAGGCCAAACTTTTGGCCGATCAGGAAAAGGTTGACATACGAAAATACACGGTTATCTACAAGGCCGTTGAAGAAATTCAGATGGCCATGGAAGGAATGCTTTCACCCGATATTAAGGAACAGGTTATCGGTATGGTTGAAGTTAGAACCACCTTTAAGGTTCCCAAAATCGGAAAGATTGCAGGCTGTTATGTTCTTGAAGGCCTCGTAAAGAGAAACTGTGCAGTCCACGTTATCCGAGACGGCATAGTCGTTCACTCGGGAAAACTTTCTTCATTGAAGAGGTTCAAAGACGATGCAAAAGAAGTTGCAGCAGGCTTTGAATGCGGTATAGGTATCGAAGACTTTAACGATATACAGGTCGATGACCAGTTAGAAATTATCGAGATGATTCAGGTTGCCCGAAAACTGAGCGACAGCGAGCACTACAAGGCTCCCGAAATCAAAGAAGAAGGAACAGAAACGAATGAGTGAGTTTAGGCTTGCAAGATTGGGTGAGCAGATAAGGGAAGAAATCTCAAGCCTTATCTGCTCGGGTAAAATAAAAGACCCGAGAGTTTCTTCTCTTCTTTCGGTAAACCGGGTAATTGTTTCAGGCGATCTTGCCTATGCCAAGGTCTATGTTTCAAGCTTTTTGGATGAACATAAGACAAAGCAGGGGGTAAGAGGCTTGGAAAATGCATCGGGCTTTATAAGAACAAGCCTTGCAAAAAAGCTTCATATAAGGCAGTGCCCGGAACTCAGCTTTATATTCGATAAGAGTATAAAGGAAGGAATCGACATGGTAAACAAGCTTGAAAGCCTTGAGTACTTTACCGAATAAAAACCTAATAGTCCCGTTTGCAAAGCAGGCGGGATTAACCAGTTTTGCCTCAATGTCGGCTGTCAAAAAAGCCCTTTCGACAAAGAAGGTAGGCCACACAGGAACCTTGGATCTTTTTGCCGACGGCCTTTTGGTTCTTCTTACAGGAAAATTAACCCGGCTTGCAGATATAATTTCGGCCGAAAAAAAGGCTTACGAAGCATGGATGGAATTCGGAATAGAAACCGACACCCTCGATCCTGAGGGAGAGACTATTGCCGAAGCTCCCCTTCCCTCTTATAAAAACTTAACGGAAGTAATCCCCTCTTTTTTAGACAAAAGCCTTCAAAGGCCGCCCGAATTTTCTGCAATAAAGATAAACGGAAAGCGGGCTTCCGACAGGATACGCAATGGAGAAAAGATAGAAATTGCAGAGCGGGAAATAGAAATTTATAAACTAAATTTAAAAAAAATAATTACCGAAAGCGGTCTGGAATTTACAGAAAGCGATTTTTTAAACATAAATGCAGATACAAAGATAAAATACGCTCATATAAGCATAGAGTGTTCAAAAGGAACCTATATACGTTCCCTTGTGCGGGATATAGCAAAAAAAGCTCACACCTGTGCTTATGTCTCGGCTTTGCGGAGAACTGCCGTTGGAAGCTTTAAGCTTGAAGATGCCGCAGGTTTTTCTCTATTGGATGATTTTTCTATAAAAATACATGATATCAATGCATCCGAAATAAAGACCTTTAATGCACAAAAAGAAACTAATTACAAACTCAAAGAGATTTTACCTTCCGAAATAATAGAAAAAGCACTTGAATTCACTCCGCAGACAGCCGAAAACTTAAAACTTTCTACAATTTTTTTAGATGAAAAATATTTAAAAGATTTTTACAACGGTAAAAAAATAAAAGAGACTTGGTTTTTTGACGGAGATAAATTCTTAAAAAAATCGCATGAAAATACCTCATACGATACACAAAAAATATGCGTTTTTTGTAATAATCTATGGTCCGGTATTATAAGAATAGATAAAGACTATTTTAAATACGAAACGGTTATACAAAATTAAAGGCTTACCGATTTTTAGTAAGCCTTTAATTTATACGAGCTCTTTAAAAAGCATTGCCTAAGCATTACTGCAATGCATGTCTTCCTGCCGGAGAAGCAGAGCAGCGTATACCGTAACTTGTTACAATCCTATCACCTAATTTTTTTGTTTCCCTACCGCAGTGCACACAATGAACTCCATCTGCAACAATAACATGCTTTTTCGATACACTTGCCGGGCAATTATATCCGTTATCGTCACTTTCTAAATTAGGTCCTACAGGCCTTACATCTTTTCCACAATATTTACACTTCATAAAATAACTCCTAAATTTGTTCTATATCTATAATTATCGGCATTATAAATACTTTATATTAAAGAATTACTTCGATATTTAGTTACAAAATAAGGGTCTCTAAATGGACCTCTTTTACTTAAATTAAAATACAGGTTAGAATTTAACTAATTTTACAGATATAGTCAATAGGGATATCATATTTACAAATAGACAAATTTATCTGCAATTAATGAAAGCATTTCCAAGTCGTGGCTTATAAAAATATAGGCAAGATTATTTTTTTCTTTTATGTCCAATAAAAGACGGATTATTTTTGCCTGAACGCTTGTGTCAAGCATTGAAGTCGATTCGTCAAAAATAATTATTGCAGGCTCCAACAAAAGAGCTCTCAATATTGAAAAACGCTGAAGCTGCCCGCCCGATACTTCTTCAGGATAGCGGTTAAGGAGGGATGAGTCCAACTGAAGATCGTTCATGTTTTCAATAATCTTTTTTTCAAATAATTTTTTTTCAGGTCTTACCGGCATAAAATGCCTTATCTCATTTAAACTATAGGATAAAGTTTTATTCGGGTTAAAAGAATTTTCCGGATTTTGCATTACCAGTTGAATACAGGTGTGAAGCTTTTTTTCGCGCTTTAAAATTTGAACGGGAACGTCCTTAAATAAAACACGTCCCTTTTCGGGTTTTAATAAGCCTAAAATACAATGCACAGCGGTACTTTTCCCGGCACCGCTTCCGCCCGTAATACCTATAATTTCATTTTCGTGTAATTCAAAACTCATATTTTCGATTACAGGTTTTAATTTTTTATTATAACGGTAAGAAATATTTTCAACTTTTAACATTCGCAAACCCTCACAAAATGCTCATCTTTTATTTTTATCATTTTAGATTGAACCGCTTTGCTTTTTTTAATTTCGTTTAAGTTTTGATCCAATAAACAAAAATCGTCAAATGCATTCATGCCGCGGGATGGAAGAGAGGCAAGTAAATTTTTAAAATACGGATGGGTAGGATTTTTAAAAAGCTCTCTTGTTTTTCCCATTTCGTAAATTAAGCCTCCGTGCATTACCATAAGAGAATCGGAAATTTCTTCCGCCATTTCCAAATCGTGGGTTACTAAAACCATTGTAAGTTTTTTTGTTTTATGAATATTTTTTATAAGAGCAATCGTATCCTTGCGTAATGCATTATCAAGCCCCTTGGTAGGTTCATCAAAAAAAATAATTTCAGGCGAGCCTATAATCCCCATAGCAATTAAAAATCTTTGTTTCATTCCGCCCGATAATTGAAAAGGATAAAGTTTGAGAATTTTTTCAGGAGGTTCCAGCCTTACCTCTTTTAAAAGAGAGCATAAGGCTTCATCGGTTACATGTTTTGTTTTCCATGCAAGGCGAAGCTGCCGCTTACAGGTAAGAAGCGGATTAAGGGCAGAAGCGGAATTTTGTAAAACAAAGCCCATTTCATTTTTACGGATAAGTTGTTTTTCCGTTTCTTTAAGGGCATAAAAATTTTTACCTTTCCACATCACCGTACCCGAAACCTGAACGTCAGCCGGTAATAAGCCGCTTATTGTGCGCTCGGTAAGAGATTTTCCCGAACCCGTTTCGCCGGTAATGCAAAATATTTCGCCCTTTTTTATATTAAAATTTAAATCCTTTAATATGGGTTCAGTTTGTCCTTGGAATTTTAAGAAGATATTTTTAACGCTTATATGTTCCATTTTTGCTATTTACAAAACAAGATGTTTTGATCTCCTTTTTTCTCCGGCAGACTTTAGTGCTTCGGACAATTGCGTAAAACAAAGAATTACACTAAATTGCAGCAGTCCCGGACAAAGCACCATCCATGGTGCAATATTTATATAACGTATGGATTCCTGCATTATAAGCCCTATATCCGCATGAGGAGGCTTTACCCCAAAACCTAAAAATGAATAGGCCGATATGGATAAGATGATAGAACCTAAAATCATTCCGGCTTGAGGCAGCATCAGTTTAAAACTTTGAGGTATCAAATGATAAAATATAATACGGCTGTTACTTGCGCCGAGTATTTTTAAATTCAAAATAAACTCGCTATTTTTAAACACAATAATTTCCGCCCTTATTAAACGGGTCAATGAAAAAGAATTTAAAACAATCAATGTTACAACCATTGTTTCGGTTTTTGCTCCGAAGACGGCAGCTAAAATAACAATGGCGATCATAACAGGAAAGCAGAGTAAAAAATTACTGACATGAAAAAATAATTCGTCTGCAATACCTCCGTAATATGCTACAGCTGTACCGGTATATAAACCGATAATAAATGAAAGAATAAAAATAGCTGCAGCCAAAAAGAAAACGGAAATAAAACCTTGCACGCTTCTTAAAAAAACATCCCGTCCGAATTGATCAGTTCCGAAAACATGGCGGAACGAGGGGCTTTGAAATTGCATTTCGGGATTATATGCATTAGGATCAAACCATAATGTAAGAATGCCCATAACAACTAAAATTAAAATGGATATAGACAACCAACACCGCAGTTTTTTATTTTGCATACAGCTCATGAGCTGCCCTCCTGTCCATTTTTAAATAATAAATGTCCGCAAAGAAATTTATCGTAAGCACAATTGTACCGGTAAATAAAATTCCTCCGGAAAGCAAAATGTAATCTTTATTTTCTGAGGCGTTAAACATCAAAAGCCCGAAACCCGGTATCGAAAATATTTTTTCGATTAACACAGAGCCTCCTAAAAGAGCTATAATATTTATTGCCAAAATAGCAACACAAGGAGCTGAAATATTTTTTAACACATGACCGAATAAAATTTTACGGACAGATAAACCTTGAGCCTTTGCCAATTCGATATAAGATTCTTGCAATATCAATGAAGTTTTGCTTTTTATTATCTGCATAAAATATCCTGAACCCATTATACCGAGTAAAAGGCCGGGAATTACTAAGCTTTTTATTCCCTGATACCCTACTACAAAAAGCAGCTTTAATTTTGCAGTACAAATCCACACGACAAGTAAGCCAAGCCAAAAAAAAGGAATGCTCATCGAACATATTCCCCAAATTTCCGTGAGCTTATTTAAAAAAGATTTATTTTTCCACGCAGTATACATAGCAAGCGGAAAGCTGATGCAAATTTCCGTAAACAGTGCTATAATGCTGAGTAAAAGCGTTTTTGAAAAACTTGCTGCAATTTCACTTACGACAGTATCTCCCGTAATCAGACTATTACCTAAGTCGCCTTTGAGAATTCCTTTTAACCAATTAAAATACGCTTCCTTAAAGGGAATATTTAAATTTTGTTCGGCAGCATATTGTTCCGCCTGTGCTTCACTTATAAATGCACCCGAAAGTTTATGCTTTAATATAATCTTAGCCGTACTTTCTCCGGGTGCAAAATACACCACGGAGAAAGAAAGAGCCGTAATTGCCAACAAGTACGGGATAGTAATAAGTAACTTTTTTAATAAAAGCAGCTTCACTGCTTATTTACCCCATTTAACATTTGATAAATCTATTTTATACGTACTTTTTGAAAAGTTAAATCCGCTCAAATCCTTTTTATAAAAAGCTCGACGCGTTTGCG containing:
- a CDS encoding ABC transporter ATP-binding protein, whose amino-acid sequence is MEHISVKNIFLKFQGQTEPILKDLNFNIKKGEIFCITGETGSGKSLTERTISGLLPADVQVSGTVMWKGKNFYALKETEKQLIRKNEMGFVLQNSASALNPLLTCKRQLRLAWKTKHVTDEALCSLLKEVRLEPPEKILKLYPFQLSGGMKQRFLIAMGIIGSPEIIFFDEPTKGLDNALRKDTIALIKNIHKTKKLTMVLVTHDLEMAEEISDSLMVMHGGLIYEMGKTRELFKNPTHPYFKNLLASLPSRGMNAFDDFCLLDQNLNEIKKSKAVQSKMIKIKDEHFVRVCEC
- a CDS encoding ABC transporter permease, producing MSCMQNKKLRCWLSISILILVVMGILTLWFDPNAYNPEMQFQSPSFRHVFGTDQFGRDVFLRSVQGFISVFFLAAAIFILSFIIGLYTGTAVAYYGGIADELFFHVSNFLLCFPVMIAIVILAAVFGAKTETMVVTLIVLNSFSLTRLIRAEIIVFKNSEFILNLKILGASNSRIIFYHLIPQSFKLMLPQAGMILGSIILSISAYSFLGFGVKPPHADIGLIMQESIRYINIAPWMVLCPGLLQFSVILCFTQLSEALKSAGEKRRSKHLVL
- a CDS encoding ABC transporter permease, yielding MKLLLLKKLLITIPYLLAITALSFSVVYFAPGESTAKIILKHKLSGAFISEAQAEQYAAEQNLNIPFKEAYFNWLKGILKGDLGNSLITGDTVVSEIAASFSKTLLLSIIALFTEICISFPLAMYTAWKNKSFLNKLTEIWGICSMSIPFFWLGLLVVWICTAKLKLLFVVGYQGIKSLVIPGLLLGIMGSGYFMQIIKSKTSLILQESYIELAKAQGLSVRKILFGHVLKNISAPCVAILAINIIALLGGSVLIEKIFSIPGFGLLMFNASENKDYILLSGGILFTGTIVLTINFFADIYYLKMDRRAAHELYAK